A section of the Bombus huntii isolate Logan2020A chromosome 5, iyBomHunt1.1, whole genome shotgun sequence genome encodes:
- the LOC126865673 gene encoding glutaminase liver isoform, mitochondrial isoform X3 encodes MKDMDQSIVMPCIELNDKCSMENSELVPMSSFVDPEYYSMRTKITCSMWLEKKSENSRRMLARFLSTRDQDQATNAEDVLFDMFKNEDTGLLAVGKFLAALRTTGLRNEDPRLQEFTDNLRKEHLKCGGHEGVSHETQKLNREQFRRIINPNIVLISRAFRHQFIIPDWSGFTKHIEDFYWKCKSNSEGKVASYIPQLARMNPDYWGVSVCTIDGQRFSIGDTSIPFTLQSCSKPLTYAIALDRLGQEVVHQYVGQEPSGRNFNELVLDYNKKPHNPMINAGAILICSLLKSLIKPEMTLAEKFDFTINYFKRLAGEENLGFNNAVFLSEREAADRNYALGFYMREHNCYPDKSNLKEILDFYFQCCSMEANCDTMSVMAATLANGGICPITEEKVLKPDSVRDVLSLMHSCGMYDYSGQFAFKVGIPAKSGVSGCLLVVIPNVMGICTWSPPLDPLGNSCRGVQFCQELVSEFNFHSTYYDHRYDNLKHATNKKDPRRHKYETKGLSIVNLLFSAASGDVTAMRRHRLSGMDMTLSDYDGRTALHLAASEGHLDCVEFLIEQCGVPHNPKDRWGKRPIDEAETFGHMQVVEYLNNYAIALKTEQKNEEKENNTEEGDQIKVAESTTQTPIP; translated from the exons atgaagGACATGGATCAGAGCATCGTTATGCCTTGTATAgaattgaacgataaatgttCAATGGAAAATTCGGAATTAGTGCCGATGAGTAGCTTCGTCGACCCTGAATACTATTCAATGAGAACGAAAATTACGTGTTCAATGTGGTTAGAAAAGAAGAGTGAAAATTCGAGGAGGATGCTGGCGCGTTTTCTTAG CACTAGAGATCAAGATCAAGCGACGAACGCGGAAGATGTCCTCTTCGACATGTTTAAAAACGAGGATACCGGCCTCCTAGCGGTGGGAAAGTTTTTGGCC GCTTTGAGGACCACCGGTTTGCGAAACGAAGACCCTAGACTTCAAGAATTTACGGATAATTTACGAAAGGAACACTTGAAGTGCGGAGGTCACGAGGGTGTATCTCACGAGACTCAAAAATTGAATAGAGAACAATTTAGACG AATTATAAATCCGAACATAGTGCTGATCTCGCGGGCGTTTAGGCATCAATTCATTATCCCCGACTGGTCGGGCTTCACCAAGCACATAGAGGACTTCTACTGGAAATGCAAATCGAACTCGGAGGGCAAGGTCGCCTCGTACATACCGCAATTAGCGAGGATGAATCCAGATTACTGGGGCGTTTCCGTTTGCACGATCGATGGACAGAGATTCAGCATCGGCGACACCTCGATCCCGTTTACTTTGCAAAGTTGTAGCAAGCCCTTGACTTATGCGATCGCTTTAGATAGGCTGGGACAGGAAGTGGTCCATCAATACGTTGGCCAGGAACCATCCGGAAGAAACTTCAACGAGTTGGTGCTAGATTACAACA AGAAACCTCATAATCCTATGATCAACGCTGGGGCAATCTTAATCTGTTCTCTCCTAAAGTCTCTAATCAAGCCTGAAATGACTTTAGCCGAAAAATTCGATTTTACAATAAACTACTTCAAGAGGCTAGCTGGTGAAGAGAATCTAGGCTTCAACAACGCTGTGTTTTTATCGGAACGGGAAGCTGCTGACAGAAATTACGCACTTGGATTCTACATGAGGGAGCACAATTGTTATCCCGATAAATCGAATCTAAAAGAAATCTTGGATTTCTATTTCCAG TGTTGCTCCATGGAGGCGAATTGTGACACAATGTCAGTGATGGCAGCCACTTTGGCCAACGGTGGTATTTGTCCCATCACCGAAGAAAAAGTTTTAAAGCCTGACAGCGTTCGAGATGTTCTGAGTTTAATGCACAGCTGTGGAATGTACGACTACAGTGGCCAATTTGCGTTCAAG GTTGGCATACCAGCGAAGTCCGGAGTGTCAGGATGTCTCTTGGTAGTGATACCAAACGTGATGGGTATTTGCACGTGGTCTCCACCCTTGGATCCCCTTGGGAACTCCTGCAGAGGCGTCCAATTCTGCCAGGAACTCGTCTCTGAGTTCAACTTTCATAG CACCTACTATGATCACAGGTACGACAATCTGAAGCACGCGACTAACAAGAAAGATCCGAGGAGGCACAAATACGAAACCAAAGGGCTGTCGATCGTTAATCTTCTGTTCAGCGCAGCCAGTGGCGATGTTACGGCGATGAGAAG gCATCGATTGAGCGGAATGGACATGACCCTGTCGGATTATGATGGTCGAACAGCTCTGCATTTAGCTGCTAGCGAAGGACATCTGGATTGTGTCGAATTTTTAATCGAACAGTGTGGAGTTCCTCACAATCCTAAGGACAG ATGGGGAAAAAGGCCGATCGATGAAGCAGAAACATTCGGACACATGCAAGTGGTGGAATACTTAAACAACTACGCTATAGCCTTAAAGACGGAacagaaaaacgaagaaaaggagaataATAC
- the LOC126865673 gene encoding glutaminase kidney isoform, mitochondrial isoform X7, translating into MYTRDQDQATNAEDVLFDMFKNEDTGLLAVGKFLAALRTTGLRNEDPRLQEFTDNLRKEHLKCGGHEGVSHETQKLNREQFRRIINPNIVLISRAFRHQFIIPDWSGFTKHIEDFYWKCKSNSEGKVASYIPQLARMNPDYWGVSVCTIDGQRFSIGDTSIPFTLQSCSKPLTYAIALDRLGQEVVHQYVGQEPSGRNFNELVLDYNKKPHNPMINAGAILICSLLKSLIKPEMTLAEKFDFTINYFKRLAGEENLGFNNAVFLSEREAADRNYALGFYMREHNCYPDKSNLKEILDFYFQCCSMEANCDTMSVMAATLANGGICPITEEKVLKPDSVRDVLSLMHSCGMYDYSGQFAFKVGIPAKSGVSGCLLVVIPNVMGICTWSPPLDPLGNSCRGVQFCQELVSEFNFHSTYYDHRYDNLKHATNKKDPRRHKYETKGLSIVNLLFSAASGDVTAMRRHRLSGMDMTLSDYDGRTALHLAASEGHLDCVEFLIEQCGVPHNPKDRWGKRPIDEAETFGHMQVVEYLNNYAIALKTEQKNEEKENNTEEGDQIKVAESTTQTPIP; encoded by the exons ATGTA CACTAGAGATCAAGATCAAGCGACGAACGCGGAAGATGTCCTCTTCGACATGTTTAAAAACGAGGATACCGGCCTCCTAGCGGTGGGAAAGTTTTTGGCC GCTTTGAGGACCACCGGTTTGCGAAACGAAGACCCTAGACTTCAAGAATTTACGGATAATTTACGAAAGGAACACTTGAAGTGCGGAGGTCACGAGGGTGTATCTCACGAGACTCAAAAATTGAATAGAGAACAATTTAGACG AATTATAAATCCGAACATAGTGCTGATCTCGCGGGCGTTTAGGCATCAATTCATTATCCCCGACTGGTCGGGCTTCACCAAGCACATAGAGGACTTCTACTGGAAATGCAAATCGAACTCGGAGGGCAAGGTCGCCTCGTACATACCGCAATTAGCGAGGATGAATCCAGATTACTGGGGCGTTTCCGTTTGCACGATCGATGGACAGAGATTCAGCATCGGCGACACCTCGATCCCGTTTACTTTGCAAAGTTGTAGCAAGCCCTTGACTTATGCGATCGCTTTAGATAGGCTGGGACAGGAAGTGGTCCATCAATACGTTGGCCAGGAACCATCCGGAAGAAACTTCAACGAGTTGGTGCTAGATTACAACA AGAAACCTCATAATCCTATGATCAACGCTGGGGCAATCTTAATCTGTTCTCTCCTAAAGTCTCTAATCAAGCCTGAAATGACTTTAGCCGAAAAATTCGATTTTACAATAAACTACTTCAAGAGGCTAGCTGGTGAAGAGAATCTAGGCTTCAACAACGCTGTGTTTTTATCGGAACGGGAAGCTGCTGACAGAAATTACGCACTTGGATTCTACATGAGGGAGCACAATTGTTATCCCGATAAATCGAATCTAAAAGAAATCTTGGATTTCTATTTCCAG TGTTGCTCCATGGAGGCGAATTGTGACACAATGTCAGTGATGGCAGCCACTTTGGCCAACGGTGGTATTTGTCCCATCACCGAAGAAAAAGTTTTAAAGCCTGACAGCGTTCGAGATGTTCTGAGTTTAATGCACAGCTGTGGAATGTACGACTACAGTGGCCAATTTGCGTTCAAG GTTGGCATACCAGCGAAGTCCGGAGTGTCAGGATGTCTCTTGGTAGTGATACCAAACGTGATGGGTATTTGCACGTGGTCTCCACCCTTGGATCCCCTTGGGAACTCCTGCAGAGGCGTCCAATTCTGCCAGGAACTCGTCTCTGAGTTCAACTTTCATAG CACCTACTATGATCACAGGTACGACAATCTGAAGCACGCGACTAACAAGAAAGATCCGAGGAGGCACAAATACGAAACCAAAGGGCTGTCGATCGTTAATCTTCTGTTCAGCGCAGCCAGTGGCGATGTTACGGCGATGAGAAG gCATCGATTGAGCGGAATGGACATGACCCTGTCGGATTATGATGGTCGAACAGCTCTGCATTTAGCTGCTAGCGAAGGACATCTGGATTGTGTCGAATTTTTAATCGAACAGTGTGGAGTTCCTCACAATCCTAAGGACAG ATGGGGAAAAAGGCCGATCGATGAAGCAGAAACATTCGGACACATGCAAGTGGTGGAATACTTAAACAACTACGCTATAGCCTTAAAGACGGAacagaaaaacgaagaaaaggagaataATAC
- the LOC126865673 gene encoding glutaminase kidney isoform, mitochondrial isoform X8, which translates to MFKNEDTGLLAVGKFLAALRTTGLRNEDPRLQEFTDNLRKEHLKCGGHEGVSHETQKLNREQFRRIINPNIVLISRAFRHQFIIPDWSGFTKHIEDFYWKCKSNSEGKVASYIPQLARMNPDYWGVSVCTIDGQRFSIGDTSIPFTLQSCSKPLTYAIALDRLGQEVVHQYVGQEPSGRNFNELVLDYNKKPHNPMINAGAILICSLLKSLIKPEMTLAEKFDFTINYFKRLAGEENLGFNNAVFLSEREAADRNYALGFYMREHNCYPDKSNLKEILDFYFQCCSMEANCDTMSVMAATLANGGICPITEEKVLKPDSVRDVLSLMHSCGMYDYSGQFAFKVGIPAKSGVSGCLLVVIPNVMGICTWSPPLDPLGNSCRGVQFCQELVSEFNFHSTYYDHRYDNLKHATNKKDPRRHKYETKGLSIVNLLFSAASGDVTAMRRHRLSGMDMTLSDYDGRTALHLAASEGHLDCVEFLIEQCGVPHNPKDRWGKRPIDEAETFGHMQVVEYLNNYAIALKTEQKNEEKENNTEEGDQIKVAESTTQTPIP; encoded by the exons ATGTTTAAAAACGAGGATACCGGCCTCCTAGCGGTGGGAAAGTTTTTGGCC GCTTTGAGGACCACCGGTTTGCGAAACGAAGACCCTAGACTTCAAGAATTTACGGATAATTTACGAAAGGAACACTTGAAGTGCGGAGGTCACGAGGGTGTATCTCACGAGACTCAAAAATTGAATAGAGAACAATTTAGACG AATTATAAATCCGAACATAGTGCTGATCTCGCGGGCGTTTAGGCATCAATTCATTATCCCCGACTGGTCGGGCTTCACCAAGCACATAGAGGACTTCTACTGGAAATGCAAATCGAACTCGGAGGGCAAGGTCGCCTCGTACATACCGCAATTAGCGAGGATGAATCCAGATTACTGGGGCGTTTCCGTTTGCACGATCGATGGACAGAGATTCAGCATCGGCGACACCTCGATCCCGTTTACTTTGCAAAGTTGTAGCAAGCCCTTGACTTATGCGATCGCTTTAGATAGGCTGGGACAGGAAGTGGTCCATCAATACGTTGGCCAGGAACCATCCGGAAGAAACTTCAACGAGTTGGTGCTAGATTACAACA AGAAACCTCATAATCCTATGATCAACGCTGGGGCAATCTTAATCTGTTCTCTCCTAAAGTCTCTAATCAAGCCTGAAATGACTTTAGCCGAAAAATTCGATTTTACAATAAACTACTTCAAGAGGCTAGCTGGTGAAGAGAATCTAGGCTTCAACAACGCTGTGTTTTTATCGGAACGGGAAGCTGCTGACAGAAATTACGCACTTGGATTCTACATGAGGGAGCACAATTGTTATCCCGATAAATCGAATCTAAAAGAAATCTTGGATTTCTATTTCCAG TGTTGCTCCATGGAGGCGAATTGTGACACAATGTCAGTGATGGCAGCCACTTTGGCCAACGGTGGTATTTGTCCCATCACCGAAGAAAAAGTTTTAAAGCCTGACAGCGTTCGAGATGTTCTGAGTTTAATGCACAGCTGTGGAATGTACGACTACAGTGGCCAATTTGCGTTCAAG GTTGGCATACCAGCGAAGTCCGGAGTGTCAGGATGTCTCTTGGTAGTGATACCAAACGTGATGGGTATTTGCACGTGGTCTCCACCCTTGGATCCCCTTGGGAACTCCTGCAGAGGCGTCCAATTCTGCCAGGAACTCGTCTCTGAGTTCAACTTTCATAG CACCTACTATGATCACAGGTACGACAATCTGAAGCACGCGACTAACAAGAAAGATCCGAGGAGGCACAAATACGAAACCAAAGGGCTGTCGATCGTTAATCTTCTGTTCAGCGCAGCCAGTGGCGATGTTACGGCGATGAGAAG gCATCGATTGAGCGGAATGGACATGACCCTGTCGGATTATGATGGTCGAACAGCTCTGCATTTAGCTGCTAGCGAAGGACATCTGGATTGTGTCGAATTTTTAATCGAACAGTGTGGAGTTCCTCACAATCCTAAGGACAG ATGGGGAAAAAGGCCGATCGATGAAGCAGAAACATTCGGACACATGCAAGTGGTGGAATACTTAAACAACTACGCTATAGCCTTAAAGACGGAacagaaaaacgaagaaaaggagaataATAC